A stretch of the Synechocystis sp. PCC 7338 genome encodes the following:
- a CDS encoding polyribonucleotide nucleotidyltransferase, whose amino-acid sequence MQEFDKSISFDGRDIRLKMGTLAPQAGGSVLIQSGDTAVLVTATRAKGRDGIDFLPLTVDYEGRLYAAGRIPGGFLRREGRPPEKATLISRLIDRPLRPLFPHWLRDELQIVATTLSMDEEVPPDVLAVTGASVAVILAKIPFKGPMAAVRVGLVGDDFIINPTYREVYNGDLDLVVAGTPAGIVMVEAGANQLPEQDIIEAIDFGYEAVQDLINAQQELMTDLSITLATSEPPLVNTTVEQFIESKAAKKIITVLGQFDLGKDGRDAALDEIKASEVEGAIAELPETDPVKQSVEEDPKLVGNLYKALTKKLMRKQIVEEGVRVDGRKLEQVRPISCEVGFLPRRVHGSGLFNRGLTQVLSLATLGSPGDAQDLADDLHPEDEKRYLHHYNFPPYSVGEARPMRSPGRREIGHGALAERAIIPVLPPQEDFPYVVRVVSEVLSSNGSTSMGSVCGSTLALMDAGVPIKKPVSGAAMGLIKEGDEIRILTDIQGIEDFLGDMDFKVAGTDSGITALQMDMKIDGLSMEVVSKAIMQALPARLHILDKMLATIREPRPELSPFAPRLLTLKIEPEHIGMVIGPGGKTIKGITEQTSCKIDIADDGTVTIASSEGERAERARQMIYNMTRKLNEGEVYLGRVTRIIPIGAFVEVLPGKEGMIHISQLTEGRVGKVEDEVGVGDEVIVKVREIDSKGRLNLTRLGIHPDEAAEARRNVSRG is encoded by the coding sequence AGGTTCAGTCCTCATTCAATCCGGCGATACAGCGGTGTTGGTCACGGCGACCAGAGCTAAAGGAAGGGATGGCATTGATTTTCTACCCCTAACGGTGGACTACGAAGGACGACTCTATGCCGCAGGTCGTATTCCGGGCGGTTTTTTGCGGCGGGAAGGCCGACCCCCAGAAAAGGCCACATTAATTAGCCGCCTCATTGACCGTCCTTTACGTCCCCTATTCCCCCATTGGCTCAGGGATGAACTACAAATAGTTGCTACCACCCTTTCCATGGACGAGGAAGTGCCCCCCGATGTTTTGGCTGTTACAGGGGCTTCAGTGGCGGTCATTCTAGCCAAAATTCCCTTCAAAGGTCCCATGGCCGCTGTGCGGGTAGGTCTAGTGGGGGATGATTTCATTATTAACCCCACTTATAGAGAGGTCTATAACGGTGATTTAGATTTGGTGGTGGCCGGTACCCCCGCCGGTATTGTCATGGTAGAAGCTGGGGCGAACCAGTTACCAGAACAGGACATTATCGAAGCGATTGATTTCGGCTATGAAGCAGTACAGGATCTGATCAACGCGCAGCAGGAATTGATGACAGACCTGAGCATCACCCTGGCCACCTCTGAACCTCCCTTGGTCAATACCACGGTGGAACAGTTCATCGAAAGTAAAGCCGCCAAAAAAATTATCACTGTACTTGGTCAATTCGACCTGGGCAAAGATGGTAGGGACGCCGCCCTCGATGAAATTAAAGCTAGTGAAGTGGAAGGGGCGATCGCCGAATTGCCGGAAACCGATCCCGTCAAACAAAGTGTGGAAGAAGACCCCAAACTAGTAGGCAATCTCTACAAAGCATTGACCAAAAAGTTAATGCGTAAACAAATTGTCGAAGAAGGGGTGCGGGTAGACGGCCGCAAACTCGAACAGGTACGCCCCATTAGCTGTGAGGTTGGCTTTTTGCCCCGTCGAGTCCATGGCAGTGGTTTATTTAACCGGGGTTTAACCCAGGTACTATCCCTCGCCACCCTTGGTTCCCCTGGGGATGCCCAGGATTTAGCGGACGACCTCCATCCCGAGGACGAAAAACGCTACCTCCACCACTACAACTTCCCCCCCTACTCTGTGGGTGAGGCCCGCCCCATGCGCTCCCCTGGCCGCCGGGAAATTGGCCACGGTGCTTTAGCGGAACGGGCCATCATACCCGTACTTCCTCCCCAGGAAGACTTTCCCTATGTGGTGCGGGTAGTGTCAGAAGTTCTTTCTTCCAACGGTTCCACCTCCATGGGTTCCGTCTGTGGCTCCACCCTCGCTCTCATGGATGCTGGAGTACCGATTAAAAAACCCGTCAGTGGCGCCGCCATGGGTTTAATCAAAGAAGGGGATGAAATCCGCATTCTCACCGATATTCAAGGCATTGAAGATTTCCTTGGGGATATGGACTTCAAAGTGGCCGGTACTGATTCCGGCATCACCGCCCTGCAAATGGATATGAAAATTGATGGTCTGAGCATGGAAGTCGTATCCAAGGCCATCATGCAAGCTCTCCCCGCCCGGCTCCATATCCTCGATAAAATGTTGGCCACCATCCGGGAACCCCGTCCTGAGTTGTCCCCCTTTGCGCCCCGATTATTGACCCTGAAAATTGAGCCCGAACATATCGGCATGGTCATTGGACCCGGTGGTAAAACCATTAAGGGCATCACCGAACAAACTAGTTGCAAGATCGATATTGCCGACGACGGTACCGTCACCATTGCCTCCAGTGAGGGGGAACGGGCAGAACGGGCCCGGCAAATGATTTACAACATGACCCGCAAACTCAATGAAGGAGAAGTGTACCTCGGTCGTGTGACCCGCATCATTCCCATTGGGGCGTTTGTGGAAGTGCTACCTGGAAAAGAAGGCATGATCCATATTTCCCAGCTAACGGAAGGCCGGGTCGGCAAGGTGGAAGACGAAGTGGGTGTGGGTGACGAGGTCATTGTCAAAGTACGGGAAATTGACAGTAAAGGCCGCTTGAACCTGACCCGCTTGGGTATCCACCCCGATGAAGCGGCGGAAGCCCGTCGTAACGTCAGCCGGGGTTAA